In Epinephelus lanceolatus isolate andai-2023 chromosome 16, ASM4190304v1, whole genome shotgun sequence, one DNA window encodes the following:
- the LOC144467286 gene encoding uncharacterized protein LOC144467286, with protein MLKPCGFCVVIVQLSLTAGMNADWSVQRTPFSSDVGNRAYLHPGDAGKWPSDPYRDTKPKLITGINKRVDMWQAECLIFSCNDTFETEMMSNQQHMTDREGGDTINSHQTIVIMEEDPAVIEAATNLFEKHLTLSTLFRYHKGVLHILRGSRVFSTRNHDVILVGHGSNGSNGTGQLASYGPEELARFLSSLKTEGVFGHLGKITLIGCNLGKYQHFVLQLLQNLRSLRVETKLHLHKSFLSVSSGGEIMTRTDGVWRSHDHRGRVTAELDQRGGLLTKVELGCAGPVISDYKGNVLYLQTLEWPSQPQMFVPVELRKKYPSIDCLEGLTWSLFYEENERRRAPDYVSDKRLLTAIWLTEPGPEEDNIVFKHITNIQDLLVEIRYNAKEEVGSDLYYVLNECIYKVHGKNLSVSLVGKFMSPSNQAEVENFRQNFRDQQGESSLQELRQDLKASKFNDFCRQTFQYQQCNYNCERWGRYFMAAVFSASVYNFRTFSLFLMSVIGCEVGRSRGTDGPLCTAFVGADHPMMTEQPWPEHLRRGFYGCTVDNYEMAPKDRQIWLDEVVAKENALYIKSKQIMNAVDHDEQTELDIFGKVKVMNRYVFSSYLEFFRGTPEGRKLKRGCTPSFHENLNP; from the exons ATGTTGAAACCTTGTGGATTTTGTGTTGTTATCGTTCAGCTGTCTTTGACAGCAGGAATGAATGCTG ATTGGAGTGTTCAGAGGACTCCATTCAGCTCTGATGTAGGAAACAG GGCATATCTTCATCCTGGAGATGCTGGAAAGTGGCCATCTGATCCTTACAGAGACACCAAGCCCAAACTAATTACTGGAATCAATAAACGTGTGGATATGTGGCAGGCAGAATGTTTGATATTCAGCTGTAATGACACATTTGAGACAGAAATGATGTCTAACCAACAACATATGACGGATAGGGAAGGAGGTGATACTATAAACAGCCACCAGACTATAGTTatcatggaagaggacccagCAGTGATTGAGGCAGCCACTAACCTCTTTGAGAAGCATCTCACTCTATCAACTTTGTTCAGGTACCACAAGGGGGTGCTACATATTCTCAGGGGAAGTCGTGTCTTTTCTACTAGAAATCATGATGTCATACTGGTCGGCCATGGTAGTAATGGTTCCAATGGAACAGGTCAGTTAGCTAGTTATGGCCCAGAGGAACTTGCCAGATTTCTGTCAAGCCTAAAAACTGAAGGCGTCTTTGGTCATCTTGGCAAAATCACCCTCATCGGCTGCAACCTTGGAAAGTATCAGCACTTTGTGTTACAGTTGCTACAAAATCTCCGGTCTCTCAGAGTGGAAACAAAGCTACACCTACACAAGTCCTTCCTGTCTGTTAGTTCTGGCGGAGAGATAATGACTAGGACTGACGGAGTCTGGAGGTCCCATGACCACAGAGGAAGAGTCACTGCTGAGCTGGACCAAAGAGGAGGCCTGCTTACGAAAGTGGAACTTGGCTGTGCCGGGCCGGTAATTTCTGATTATAAAGGAAACGTTTTATATCTCCAGACACTGGAGTGGCCAAGCCAACCTCAAATGTTTGTTCCAGTGGAGTTGCGCAAGAAGTACCCTTCCATTGATTGCCTGGAGGGGCTTACTTGGAGCTTGTTCTATGAGGAGAATGAAAGAAGGCGTGCTCCCGATTATGTCTCAGACAAAAGACTCTTGACAGCAATTTGGCTTACAGAGCCAGGACCAGAAGAGGACAACATTGTCTTCAAGCATATCACTAACATTCAGGATCTGCTTGTAGAGATACGATACAATGCCAAAGAGGAAGTTGGATCAGACCTTTACTATGTTCTCAATGAATGCATTTACAAAGTACATGGGAAAAATCTAAGTGTGAGTCTGGTGGGCAAGTTCATGAGTCCTAGTAATCAAGCTGAAGTAGAAAATTTCCGTCAGAACTTCAGAGACCAGCAGGGTGAGTCCTCCCTGCAGGAGCTGAGACAGGATCTCAAAGCATCCAAATTCAATGACTTCTGTCGCCAGACTTTCCAGTACCAGCAGTGTAACTACAACTGTGAGAGATGGGGTCGTTACTTTATGGCTGCGGTATTTTCCGCGTCTGTTTATAACTTCAGAACCTTCTCGCTTTTCCTCATGAGTGTCATAGGTTGTGAAGTAGGCCGCTCACGAGGGACTGACGGCCCCCTGTGCACAGCGTTTGTTGGAGCTGACCATCCCATGATGACTGAACAACCCTGGCCTGAGCATCTGCGACGAGGATTCTACGGCTGCACTGTTGACAACTATGAAATGGCACCGAAGGACAGACAGATTTGGTTGGATGAAGTTGTTGCAAAGGAAAATGCCCTGTACATCAAATCGAAGCAAATAATGAATGCTGTTGACCATGATGAGCAAACAGAGCTGGACATCTTCGGGAAGGTCAAAGTCATGAATAGGTATGTGTTCTCATCTTATCTAGAATTCTTTCGAGGTACACCTGAGGGAAGGAAACTCAAGAGAGGATGCACTCCCTCTTTCCATGAGAACTTAAATCCATAA